A single region of the Podospora pseudopauciseta strain CBS 411.78 chromosome 1, whole genome shotgun sequence genome encodes:
- the NdufS4 gene encoding ndufs4 NADH dehydrogenase Fe-S protein subunit (COG:C; EggNog:ENOG503P215): MASLRPSTAAAAARLLRTATFSPRSSILPASRRFESSTPSSSSTAVAPKQAKAEDLAPVQRNAPDYDVPVDQATSMFTPVPKTIQDGSEENLTLPAGLISGAPLELQARTVRIYQPSKPATQSGTAKGSRWRMDWDVLGKGHRWENPLMGWQSSADSMQGTHLTFKSKEDAIAFAEKQGYEYFVQEPNTRAFTPKAYANNFTYSPGKLKIVRTK, translated from the exons ATGGCCTCATTACGCCCCTCCacggccgccgccgccgccagacTGCTGCGCACAGCAACCTTCTCGCCCCGATCGAgcatcctccccgcctcgCGCCGTTTCGAGAGCTCTaccccctcgtcctcttcgaCCGCCGTGGCTCCCAAGCAAGCCAAGGCAGAGGACCTGGCCCCTGTTCAGCGGAATGCGCCCGACTATGACGTTCCTGTTGACCAGGCCACTTC GATGTTCACCCCAGTACCCAAGACCATTCAGGATGGTTCCGAAGAAAACCTCACTCTCCCTGCCGGCCTAATCTCTGGCGCCCCCCTAGAGCTGCAAGCCCGTACAGTCCG TATCTACCAACCCTCCAAACCAGCCACCCAATCCGGCACCGCCAAGGGCTCCCGCTGGCGCATGGACTGGGACGTCCTCGGCAAGGGCCACAGATGGGAGAACCCCCTCATGGGTTGGCAGTCCTCTGCCGATTCAATGCAGGGCACCCACCTAACCTTCAAGTCCAAGGAGGATGCTATTGCCTTTGCCGAGAAACAGGGATACGAGTACTTTGTCCAGGAGCCAAACACCCGTGCCTTCACACCCAAGGCGTACGCCAACAACTTTAC